The DNA region tggagggaagaggggagctaACAGCAGtatcaaaaaaatgaagaaaagaaagaaaaggccattgaagaattttttaaaatgcatagaagagaacagaaggaagttgagAAGGTAACACaaacaagcaggatggttttgaaagctattaatttattatatactttttaaaaagcaacaccacaattgcaaacctgggtgactaagaTGGTGGTGCActgaaaagaatgagagaagtctggaggaagaagggattctgaggggaaaagaatgaattctactttggacatgctgaatttgagatgcctttgTTGCGACCAGATGGCATTTAGTGACACAGTTCAGGAAAGAGTCTAGGGtcagatatctatctatagacaGATCTATAGATGaagacattaataataatagctgacatttttacatcactttacaattacaaagtgctttgtggataatgtcttatttgatcctcacaataatcctgtaaaGGAAGTGGTGTAAGGATAATCACATTGATTTTACAGATCAAAGGACGacagtgactagcccaaggtcatgagcagagctgagcctggaatctAGATCTCTTTCCCTTGCCACTTCACTGGCACACCCAGAATGGCTCTGCACAGGCTCCTCACCTTCATAAGTGTTTACAGCTTCCAGGTTCATGACATGCCGGATCACATGATACTCATCTGAAATCCCATTCCCACCAAGCATGTCACGGGCCTGTCTGGCAATATCCAAGGCTTTGCCACAACTGTTCCTCTTCAGCATTGAAACCATTTCCGGGGTCACCCTAGAAGACACGCAaacacccccaacacacacaccccagataTTGATTAGACTGGTGGAGAAACTCTGACACCTTCCATGGCTTCCCACAATCTCCTGAATTAAATCCCAACTTTGCCCCTGCCTCTCATCTCCACCTGTCAAAATCTTATCCATGCTTTGATGTCAGGAGCTGtctctttcatgaagccttcttttccctctccagttaGAAGTGATTTTCGCCTTCACTGAATCCCCAGTGGTGCCTCTCCTACGGTCACGTTCACGTCATGTTTCACATTACAATGATATGGGCTAGACATCACTACTATCACTCCCCGCTCAGTTGTCTGAAGCCAGAATCAGTGCTAAGCATGGGGCCTTGGACAGCAAGTTCTCCGGCAACACTTGGTGAATTGAATTCCTCATACAGAAAATGCGGGTGTTAGACtcaatgatttctgaggtctcttccagccctaaagcCTATGATCCTAGAAACTGAGTTATTTGTGCACAGGTGTCTTTTATGTTGAGCAAACTCAATTTCAGAAAAAATTGAGTTTACATAAAGGATAATTTGGAGcaggattttgaaaaaaaatttctttgcaCTACATAATAATTTGCCATCAAGTCGGTACGAAAGACTGACCATGGGGGTCCCTACTTCCTGGATGAACTTTTATGAAGCTCACCTAGAAATCTAGCTAAGAACACACTTCACAGATTGCTTTAATGAGAACCCTCTTGGAACCTCTAGCCTCTGGCCCACAGCGtgagtatttcattttatatatgacctttcctgatcctgctGAGGTGTAAGTGCTCTCTTCCCCTTGAAATTACTCTGTATTACCTTGCAGATACTTCACATTTGCCAGTGAACATGAGGATGACTTTTGCCTTTCTACTCCCAGTGTGTCACACAGGCTTAAAAactgtttcttgaattgaactgaaggaagagaagagggggcatcCTAGGAGAGCAGTCTGTAGTAGGAGGAAGGGATGTGTGGGTTTTTGCTAGGCCCAGGTGGGGCCTACTGTACTGGCTGAATGTATATGAGTCCTTCATGGATACACTACCATCAcctcttctccctcacctgcTGTGCACCCTGAAGAGCTTTCCTAGTAAGCCTAGTTAGCCCTGGAGTAGCCAGCCTCTACCCGCACATCCCTCCACCCAGCCTTGGCCTGAGCCCCGTACTTGTTCTCGTCTATCAAGCGCCCAAGATGTAGGCAAGCATGCAGGCCCAGGGTGATCTCTGTGAGCATATCAGCCAGTTTTTTCTGGATGAGCTGGTTTCTGGCCAACGGGAACCCAAACTGCTTCCTAGATacacaaaaggaaggagaaggaaaacagaacaATTATAGAGGTCAGAAAAGGCCCTAGGCCTTGGGTCAGCTGGAAAAAGGACCTGAGGGAGTCATGGAAAACTCAGAGGCAAGCAGCTAGATATGTCTCTGCAATACGTGACCTGCTGCTCTTCTTCCACCTCCTCCAGCCTTGGGCATGGTCCCCCTCACCCCGGTCTAGGCTCATTCATGCTTCTCTGATACCCTTCCACTTCTTCCAAaaccccacctcctccaggaaactTGCCTTGATTAGACTATACTTTGGGGCCTACCTTAGGTGCCGCCCAGggtaaaggaaggaggaggacagGAAAAGAAAGGTCCAGGCTCCCATTACCTGTCTAGGGTGTATTGCCGAGCTGTGTGCAGACAGAACTCTGCAGCACCCAGTGCCCCCCAAGAAATGCCAAATCGAGCTGTGTTCAGACATCCAAAGGGGCCCtgtggaaagagggaagaggccGGGCAGACTTACTGTGGCAGGGGCTTCATGGGACACCTGGAGCATCTTTACCTAGGGAACTGCTAGAgaggaccttaaaaatcatctaaatGACTTGGCCAACATCAAACATTAAGTAGaagtgtcaggatttgaactcaagtcccctCACcctaaatccaatgctttttttttaatgactcatGCCAAATCCCTTGAATCTCTCTTGATTATCCTAGCTCCCATTCTCAGGGCCTGGGGATGCCTGTTACTCCCcaactctttcttcctctccccccttacACCTGGGTATGTTCTGACCCTGGTGTCACTCACAGCAAGGCCAGACACATTGGGCAGCACATTCTGTTCTGGCACTTCCACGTCATCCATGAGGATCATTCCTGTGACTGAAGTTCGAAGTGAAAACTTGCCTTCAATCTTGGGAGCCGACAAACCCCGCATCCCCTTCTCTAACAGGAAGCCCCGAATCCGACCGTCCTCACACATAGCCCAGATCACAAACAGGTCAGCCACAGGTGAATTAGTGATCCTAAGGGAAGATACAAGGAATAGCTTTGGAGAGACCATCTTCTCCAATAAGTTCTCCACCACCATGTTCTTCAAGCTTTCATGGAATGATAAGCATTTGAAGCCAGAAGGGATCTGAGATCATTATCTTAGTAGGCCAACCCTCTCATTCTATAGacacagtcaataaacatatgAGCCAGGAGGGAGCCCCTGCCCTCACCCCCTCACCAGGTCTTGGAGCCACTCAGGGTGTAGGTCTTGCTGGCTGCGTTGTAGCGGGCCTTAGTCTCCATACCGCCTGGGTCACTTCCATGATTGGGCTCCGTTAACCCAAAGCAGCCCAGGATTTCCCCCTTTGCTGTCAACCAAACCCATAGTCAGAGCTGGgagtttctcccctccccccagaccACCTCCCTGTAGTTCCCACTCCACAGGCATCTCTATGGCTCTTGGAACTTGCAAAGCCCTAGCAGGCACCAATGAAGTTCAATAACCCTGGGGGGCCTGGTGGTGGAACAAGAATCAGTAGGGTTAATGTCAAGGGGGCAGTTTATGGACCATGGATTGAGTAATAGGGAGGATGCTTATGGGTCCCAGGAAGGGAGTCATTAGAGGGCTGGCAGGCTTGAAAACTTGGGTCAGGTTTTGGGGTATATCACTGGGGAGGGGGCTCAGGATTTCCTGGTGGGTCAGCAGGTTCAGGAAGATTTGTCTAGAGTCCCAGACCAGATGGTGGGAAGGGCATGAGATGGAGAGACAGGAATCACAGGAATATTAGCAGACTCAGGGAGGTAGGTCACAGGTCTTATAGACTCAAAGAATGGGTGGAACTGAgaaggaccttggaaatcatctaattcaaccccttcattttgtagatgggaaaattgaagccctgagagattaagtgattgtccaaagtcacagagtcagGAATGGAACCCAGATCTCTTAACTCCAAagtcaatgttcttttcactagaCAAGGTTGCTTTTGGTCCAAAGGTCTTAGGGAAGGTAATCTTAAGGTCAGTTGGGGAGGGACTCAGGGGTCCTTGAAGAGTGGGTAGAATCAGAACCTGACCCAGaaaaaacctcagaggccatccagacCCACCTAAACCTGAATAGGAATACCTTCTATCACATCCCCAACAAGGAGTCACCCAACCTTTGCCTGGAGACCTCTAGGAacctctagagcagggctgtccaaccttgggtttttattgaaacaatagacaacatattttagtgagagctctgcagtagctcggtttcatttactaaagcatttatgtaaatttctatgctcataggcaggccacataaatagAACTGTGGGCGCACGTGgcctgcaggctgcattttggacagccccaCTCTAAAGGGACCAATGTTGTCCCTCAGCAGCCCCCTGTAAGGcactgattgttaggaagttttccctgatatcaaatataaaattgccTCTCAATGTCTTCTGCCCTTCTACCCccgttttgccctctggggcaaaTCAAAATGAATTTAACCCCTCTTTCATGTGACAGCTGTTaatatatttgaagacagctacccTTTCAccctctaagttttcttttctctagcaGAGTTGTGGCAAGGGAGGTAAGTGCCCCAAGGCTGGTCCATTGGGGACAGAACACCAGGGTCCAAGGGAGAAGACAGCTTAGGAGTCCTGAATAGGTTAAAAAGCTCTAGGAAGATCAAGGGCTTGGAGGCAGTCAACAGAGAAGAG from Trichosurus vulpecula isolate mTriVul1 chromosome 1, mTriVul1.pri, whole genome shotgun sequence includes:
- the GCDH gene encoding glutaryl-CoA dehydrogenase, mitochondrial — its product is MALKGVSAWRLLSRIHSPVLDLVRGRATQAATRASRPSFNWQDPLLLESQLTPDEILTRDTFRAYCQEKLMPRVLLANRNEVFHREIISELGELGVLGPTIKGYGCAGSSSVTYGLLTRELERVDSGYRSAMSVQSSLVMYPIYAYGSEEQRQKFLPRLAKGEILGCFGLTEPNHGSDPGGMETKARYNAASKTYTLSGSKTWITNSPVADLFVIWAMCEDGRIRGFLLEKGMRGLSAPKIEGKFSLRTSVTGMILMDDVEVPEQNVLPNVSGLAGPFGCLNTARFGISWGALGAAEFCLHTARQYTLDRKQFGFPLARNQLIQKKLADMLTEITLGLHACLHLGRLIDENKVTPEMVSMLKRNSCGKALDIARQARDMLGGNGISDEYHVIRHVMNLEAVNTYEGTHDIHALILGRAITGIQAFTAGK